The Leucobacter viscericola sequence CATGGCTGGGCTCGATACCCCGTCAAACGGCGATGCGATCCTGACACCTGGCTACTCCGTCGGCATCCTCATGCAGGAGCCCGAGCTCGACGAAGACAAGACCGTGCTCGAGAACGTGCAGCAGGGTGTTGCAGACATCAAGGGCAAACTCGATCGCTTCAACGAGATCTCGGCTGAGATGGCTGATCCCGATGCCGACTACGACAAGCTGCTCCCCGAGATGGGCGAACTGCAAGAGGCGATTGATCACGTCGACGGCTGGGACCTCGACAACCAGCTTGAGCAGGCGATGGACGCGCTGCGTTGCCCGCCGTCGGATGCGATCGTCAAGAACCTCTCGGGTGGTGAGAAGCGCCGCGTCGCACTCTGCAAGCTGCTGCTTGAGAAGCCCGACCTGCTGCTCCTTGACGAGCCCACAAACCACTTGGACGCAGAGAGTGTGCTCTGGCTTGAGCAGCACCTCTCCAAGTACCCCGGTGCGGTCATGGCCGTCACCCACGATAGGTACTTCCTCGACCACGTCGCCACCTGGATCTGCGAGGTCGACCGCGGTCGCCTCTACCCCTACGAGGGTAACTACTCGACCTACCTTGAGCAGAAGGCTGCGCGCCTTGAGGTGCAGGGCAAAAAGGATCAGAAGCTGCAGCGTCGTCTGAAGGACGAGCTTGAGTGGGTGCGATCCAACGCAAAGGGCCGTCAGGTCAAGTCAAAGGCTCGTCTCGCCCGCTACGAAGAGATGGCCGCAGAAGCCGAGCGCACGAAGAAGCTCGATTTCGAAGAGATCCAGATTCCCGCGGGCCCGCGCCTCGGCAACCTGGTGCTCGACGCGAAGAACCTCAACAAGGGCTTCGACGGGCGTGTGCTCATCGATGGCCTGTCGTTCACGCTCCCGCGCAACGGCATTGTTGGCATCATTGGCCCGAACGGTGTCGGTAAGACGACACTCTTCAAGACCATCGTTGGCGTCGAGCCGCTCGATGGCGGCGAGCTGAAGATCGGCGAGACCGTCAAACTGAGCTACGTGGATCAGACCCGCGGTGGCATCGACCCGAAGAAGAACGTGTGGGAGGTCGTCTCTGACGGGCTCGACTACATTCAGGTCGGCAACACCGAGATTCCGTCGCGCGCTTACGTGTCGACGTTCGGATTTAAGGGACCGGATCAGCAGAAGCTTGCCGGCGTGCTCTCCGGCGGTGAGCGCAACCGCCTGAACCTCGCGCTCACGCTCAAGCAGGGCGGCAACCTGTTGCTGCTCGATGAGCCCACAAACGACCTCGACGTCGAAACGCTGTCGAGCCTTGAGAACGCGCTGCTCGAGTTCCCCGGTTGTGCCGTGGTCATCACTCACGATCGGTGGTTCCTCGACCGCATCGCGACCCACATTCTCGCGTACGAGGGCACCGAAGAAAACCCGTCGAACTGGCACTGGTTCGAGGGCAACTTCGAGTCCTACGAGGCGAACAAGGTTGACCGCCTTGGCGCCGACGCCGCGAAGCCCTCGCGTGTCACCTACCGTAAGCTGACGCGGGACTAGCGCTTATTCATGGCACGCACTCACGTCGATATTGAGCTCCGCTGGGGCGATCAAGACGCGTACGGCCACGTGAACAACGTCGCGTACGCGCGCTACCTTGAGGAAGCGCGCGTACGCGTGTTCTGGCGCGGCAGTGGCCGCCAGGCCACGGGCATGGAGGGGCACTTTCGGGGCGACACTCCCGAGGGCCTCAAGATGCTTGTCGCCAATCAGCAGATCGAGTTTCTCGGTGTGCTTGAATATGGCGATACCCCTATTGTGGTCGAAATGTGGATCGGCAAGCTCGGCGGATCCAGCCTCGAACTGCACTACGAGGTCATTGACGCTGCCGCAGAGCCTGAGCGCCGCGTGGTTGCCCGCGCGATCACCACGGTTGTGATCGTCGACGGTGTCCACCTGCGCCCGATCCGCATTCCTGCGGATGCCAGAGCTGCCGTCGAACCGTGGATGGACGAGCCGCTGCGTCTCCGCAGAGGTTAGCCGCACGCCACCCAATCCGGTGTAACCGACGCCACCCAATCCGGTGTAGCCGACGCCGCGCAATCCGGTGTAGCCAAATGGTGGGTTGAAACACATTCAACCCACCATTTGGCTACACTCGATTTAGGGTTTCAGGGTGGTTAGACCAGCTCGGCGCGTAAACGTGCGCGAAGTCTTGAATAGCGCTGGCGGGCGGCGTCCGGCTTCAATCGCAGCACTGCTCCGGCCTCTGCGACAGGCAGGCCTTCCCACGCTACGAGTAGTAGGAGCTCACGATCCTTCTCTGAGAGCTTCGCGAGGGCGCTCGCTAAGTCGGGGTGAGGATCCGGATCCACTGGCGTCGCAACGATCATCTCGCGCCGCAGTTTCTCTGCCAGTTCCGTGTGCCGAATTTTGCCGCGACGGGATCTGCTGAGTACCTTACGTGCCACTCCGAAGCCGTATTGTCTGAGGGATTCGGCGTCCCACTGGAGCTGGTCTCGCTTTCGGACGATGACAATCAGCACATCGGCTGCCGCGTCGGCCGCATCGTCAGCATTGCCGAGCCGGCGCAGAAAGTAGCCTGTGAGTTGGGGGAGGAGTTCGGCGACGATCTTGTTGAAGTCGATTTCTTGCCACGAGGAGACGGAAGGGGAGTCGTTCTGATCGGCTGAGCTCCTGGCGGCAATGGCGGTCATTCGGCATCCCCATCCGTTGCCAAATCGCCGTTCCAGACGACCTCGCCCTTCCAGATATTAGGTCCGAGTCGGCTGCGACCCACTGCGGCCGCTGGATCTG is a genomic window containing:
- the ettA gene encoding energy-dependent translational throttle protein EttA; the encoded protein is MAEYIYQMVRARKAHGDKVILDDVTMAFLPGAKIGVVGPNGAGKSTILKIMAGLDTPSNGDAILTPGYSVGILMQEPELDEDKTVLENVQQGVADIKGKLDRFNEISAEMADPDADYDKLLPEMGELQEAIDHVDGWDLDNQLEQAMDALRCPPSDAIVKNLSGGEKRRVALCKLLLEKPDLLLLDEPTNHLDAESVLWLEQHLSKYPGAVMAVTHDRYFLDHVATWICEVDRGRLYPYEGNYSTYLEQKAARLEVQGKKDQKLQRRLKDELEWVRSNAKGRQVKSKARLARYEEMAAEAERTKKLDFEEIQIPAGPRLGNLVLDAKNLNKGFDGRVLIDGLSFTLPRNGIVGIIGPNGVGKTTLFKTIVGVEPLDGGELKIGETVKLSYVDQTRGGIDPKKNVWEVVSDGLDYIQVGNTEIPSRAYVSTFGFKGPDQQKLAGVLSGGERNRLNLALTLKQGGNLLLLDEPTNDLDVETLSSLENALLEFPGCAVVITHDRWFLDRIATHILAYEGTEENPSNWHWFEGNFESYEANKVDRLGADAAKPSRVTYRKLTRD
- a CDS encoding acyl-CoA thioesterase, producing the protein MARTHVDIELRWGDQDAYGHVNNVAYARYLEEARVRVFWRGSGRQATGMEGHFRGDTPEGLKMLVANQQIEFLGVLEYGDTPIVVEMWIGKLGGSSLELHYEVIDAAAEPERRVVARAITTVVIVDGVHLRPIRIPADARAAVEPWMDEPLRLRRG
- a CDS encoding RNA polymerase sigma factor; translated protein: MTAIAARSSADQNDSPSVSSWQEIDFNKIVAELLPQLTGYFLRRLGNADDAADAAADVLIVIVRKRDQLQWDAESLRQYGFGVARKVLSRSRRGKIRHTELAEKLRREMIVATPVDPDPHPDLASALAKLSEKDRELLLLVAWEGLPVAEAGAVLRLKPDAARQRYSRLRARLRAELV